The DNA segment AAATCTTCCCGTTTAAATCCTAATCCTTGTAAAATCCGTTCAGTTTCACCTTGATAATTGTAACCACCGTGAATTTCATATTGGTGTTGTACATCATTCAAATCGATCATTAACTGGTTGTAGCTATCACTTTCATAATCGGTACGTTCAGCCAATTGCGTATTGATGTATTCCAGTTTTTTCTCCAGCGTCTTGATTTCAGCAAAAGCCTCGTACGATTCTTCAATTACTGTTCTACCTTTAGTAAAGTCGATATCCTGCTTTAAAAAGCCAATAGTAACCTCTTTATCGGTAGCAATTTGTCCTTCGTCATATTCTTGTTCATTAGAGATAATACGAAGCAACGTAGATTTACCTGCACCATTTTTACCAACAAGACCAACGCGGTCTCCAGGCGTAAGTTGAAAGGTTATTTTTTCGAAAAGGTATTCCCCTTGAAAAGAAACAGAAAGATTATGAATATTCAGCATTTATGTAACAATTGTAACGGTAAATTTTTGCAAAGATGCTTAAATTTGTATTGGAAAAAAAATAACTATGAAAGGCTCTAAATTATATAGCATATTTACAGGCACATGCCCTGTGTGTCAAACAGGCAATATGTATAAAACCAAAAATCCGTATATTTTTTCTGAGACATTAAATATGCATGACAATTGCCCACATTGTAAAACGAAGTTTAAAATTGAACCTTCTTTTTTCTATGGAGCGATGTATGTTAGTTATGCCGTTGGAGTAGCCTTTGCTGTTGCAGCTTTTATTATTTCGTACTTTTTTATAGGGTTAGGTCGCTTAAATACCTTTTTTGTTATTGCCGGGACATTATTTCTTTTCTTCCCAATAATTTTACGCTTATCGAGAAATATCTGGATTAACTTTTTCTTTAAGTACAATCCGGAGAAAACAAATTAATTTTTAAATCGGCCAATGTTTACTTCAGAAGGTAAATTGTTGTTATTTTCTGAAAAATCATACAACCATTGCGATAGGAGCGGAGCCATTAAAATTCCTCGCGTACCAAGACCATTGAAAAACAAGAGGTTTTCGTGCTCTAAGGTTCCTAAGAGCGGTTTTCGGTCTTTTACCGTAGGACGCACACCGGCTATTTGATCAATAATCTCATAATCGCATGATATCATCTTTTCTAATTTTGAAGTAATTGTTTTACGAGCCTCTTCCGTAGCATGTTTGCTGAAATCGTCCCGGCTATACGTAGCGCCTACTTTGTAGATGTCATCCCCTTGTGGAATAATAAACAGCGACCCTTTTAAAATTCCTTCCGATTGAAGTTTTGGTGCTTTTATTAATAGGTACTCTCCTTTATTCCCTACAAAATTATCCGTTGGAAAATACGGGTTTTTTACAGCTGAAGCACCTTCGGAGAACACAATTTTATTTGCTGAAATAGTTTTATAACTAACAGAATCGGTTTTTAGTTGAAGTTGTTCGTACTCGAAAGTTTCAGTAATTAATTGGTTAGTGTTCTGAAGGTAATTGCGATACGCTGAAATTAATTTGGAAGGATTGATTTTTCCACATTCCAATACTTTTCCGAATCCGTGCGGAGCTTTTATGGATTTGTTTTCGTTCTTTATGATTTCAGTAGAAAGAAAAGGGGAAAGGACTTTTTTATCACTGGCCACCATCCAGTCGTTTTGTTCTTCAATGTTGTTTAAAATTCGGTAAATAGGTGTGTTTTCCAGTAACTGAACCTGTAGTTTTTCTGAAACAGTT comes from the Marixanthomonas ophiurae genome and includes:
- a CDS encoding DUF983 domain-containing protein; the protein is MYKTKNPYIFSETLNMHDNCPHCKTKFKIEPSFFYGAMYVSYAVGVAFAVAAFIISYFFIGLGRLNTFFVIAGTLFLFFPIILRLSRNIWINFFFKYNPEKTN
- a CDS encoding NAD(P)/FAD-dependent oxidoreductase; this translates as MKQVDYIIVGLGIAGISFCETLQKHNKSFMVYDTGINHSTVVSGGVFNPVVLKRFTAVWNGSIFLEKAIPFYKTVSEKLQVQLLENTPIYRILNNIEEQNDWMVASDKKVLSPFLSTEIIKNENKSIKAPHGFGKVLECGKINPSKLISAYRNYLQNTNQLITETFEYEQLQLKTDSVSYKTISANKIVFSEGASAVKNPYFPTDNFVGNKGEYLLIKAPKLQSEGILKGSLFIIPQGDDIYKVGATYSRDDFSKHATEEARKTITSKLEKMISCDYEIIDQIAGVRPTVKDRKPLLGTLEHENLLFFNGLGTRGILMAPLLSQWLYDFSENNNNLPSEVNIGRFKN